A genomic stretch from Coffea arabica cultivar ET-39 chromosome 10c, Coffea Arabica ET-39 HiFi, whole genome shotgun sequence includes:
- the LOC113714253 gene encoding uncharacterized protein — MAISLSSAAKVCSLNPEPPFAASSNSAAKLSSLSSLQFPRELRRFHVGNRAVQSGQPSRTLHVMDFTCRGSNSSLWNKLVMEKPSEKATVVKAKKQTFSSFDDLLKTADKPVLVDFYATWCGPCQFMVPVLNEVSTRMKDKIQVVKIDTEKYPSIADKYRIQALPTFIIFKDGEPHDRFEGALTADQLIQQIESSLKVKQ, encoded by the exons ATGGCTATTTCTTTATCATCAGCAGCAAAAGTTTGCTCTTTGAATCCAGAGCCTCCATTTGCTGCGTCTTCAAATTCAGCAGCAAAGCTTTCTAGCTTGTCTTCTCTGCAATTCCCTAGAGAACTACGCCGTTTTCATGTTGGAAACCGAGCTGTTCAGTCCGGGCAGCCCTCCCGAACTTTACATGTG ATGGATTTTACCTGCAGAGGAAGCAATTCTAGCCTATGGAATAAGCTAGTCATGGAGAAACCAAGTGAAAAGGCTACTGTG GTGAAGGCAAAGAAGCAAACATTTTCATCCTTTGACGATTTACTGAAAACCGCTGACAAACCAGTGTTGGTTGATTTCTATGCAACCTG GTGTGGTCCATGCCAATTCATGGTTCCTGTTCTGAATGAGGTTAGTACAAGAATGAAAGATAAGATCCAGGTGGTGAAGATTGATACTGAGAAGTATCCGAGCATCGCAGATAAGTATAGAATTCAGGCACTCCCTACTTTTATCATATTCAAGGATGGAGAACCCCATGATCGTTTT GAGGGTGCACTTACAGCAGACCAACTAATACAGCAGATCGAGTCCTCACTGAAAGTCAAGCAGTAG